Genomic window (Marinobacter fonticola):
ACTGGCCTGAAGCACATGGCGGGTTTCAACGGCATAGATATACACGCCCCAATTGGTCGCGATCAGCACCGCGCAGGCCAACACCCGCCACAACTTTCTCGGATGGGCGATCGCGATACGCACCGGCAACCAGCGGCGCAGCACGGTGATCACCACCGCCAGGAAGACGCTGGACCAGATAATGCGGTGGATCAGCACCTCATAGGCCGGCACGCCTTCAAATAGCGCGAAAAAGAGCGGGAAGCAGCCCCATAGCGTGTAGGCGGCCACCCCAAAGGCGACACCTTTGGTTATTTCGGGGGTATTACCAGTCATTGCGCTCTCGAAGATAAGGCTTTCGAACAAAAATAAGCATTGCGTGTCCCTGGAGAAAAGGTTGCCACCTGCTGGAACGCCCTCGTTTTAAGCAGACAAGGCACACTAGCACAGGCAAGCGCAGCACAACCGGGACAGATCGGCAGGGAAACACCGGCACAGATGGATGACGAACAGACTAATAAGTGTTTGGATGTATACGGCTTATTTCGAGTCCGTCTCAACCGCACGCGGCTGAGGCATCAGCTCGGGGCCAGGCATGCTGAAGTATTCGCCCTGGGAGAAGTCGATATCCAGCGCCTCCACCTGCGCCTGTACCGCTTCGCTGTGCACGAACTCGGCAACGGTCTTGATCCCGAGGCTGCGGGCAAACTGCACGATACCTTTGGTGACAAGGAAAGCCGTATGGTCTTGGGCGAGGTAGCGAATCAGACTGCCGTCGATCTTGATGATGTCGATATTGAGCTGCAACAGGTGCGAAAAATTGGAGTAGCCCGTGCCGAAATCGTCGATGGCAATCTGGCAGCCGTAAGGCTTGACCCGCTCGATAAAGCGAAACACCTCGTCGTAATTCTCGATACCGTCAGACTCGAGGATTTCGAAGATGACCCGCGGCCCGACGTCGTTAGCCTGTAGATGCTTGAGTATCAGTTCGAGAATATCCCGATCGACAATATCGGCATAGGTTAAATTAATCGCAAATTCGTAAGGCTCCCGGGCGAAGGCCGCAAAGGATTTTTCGATCATCAGGCGGGTGATCCGGCGATTCAGCCGTAATTTGTTCGCAACGCCGATGAACTGACCCGCGGCAATGACACCGTGCTCGTCGTCCCGCATCCTGACCAGGCATTCGTACTTGACGATACGCCGCCGCCGGTTGTCGTAGATCGGCTGGAAATGGGGCAGCAACTGATCGTTATCGAGCGCGTATTTCAAACGCTGAGCCCAGTAAAGATTTTGCTCGTAACCTTTTTCCACTTCCTGCATCTGGTCGTAGAAGAGGTAATGCCGCATCTGCTGACGCGCTTGATGCACTGCAATCGTGGCTTGGCTGAGCAATCGGTCCGGCGTCGCCTCACGCTCGTCCGCCGTTTGAAAGGCAATGCCGGCGCTGGCGTCGAGACTCAGGGATTGCTCCCGCCAAGAGACCTGCTCTTTGCGCAGCCACTCGGTCAGCCCAGCAGCCAATTCCCGAGCCCGGGGTTCAGGCATATCCGGGCCAAGAATCGCGAATTCGTCACTGGCTAAGCGGTATAGCTGAAGCTGGCTACCCGCATGAGTCTTGATATAGCGCTTAATCCTGCTCGCCAGTGTTAAAAGAATATGATCGCCGCATTCGTTACCGAACAGGCTGTTGATTTCCTTGAAACGGTCCAGGTTGAGGATGAAGAGGCAGGCGCTCTGCCGCTCGCCGGCGTCCTTGAGGAGACGCGTTCTGTTGGGAAGCCCCGTCAGCACATCGGTATATGACGCCTGCAGTTCGCGCATCAGCTGAATAATCCGATACAGCAAGTAAAGGCTCAACACCAGAAGCACGGAACCGATACCGATCAAGATGCGGTAGTTGGTATCGCGCATGGGAATCAGCACCTGATCGATTTCGTCCCGGGGCACCCCCGCGCCGTAGACCATTCCGGCCGGGGTCGCCGCGTAGTAAAGCTCGTAGGTTCGGCCTTGCACGTCAACGGAACGGGTCTGCAAACGCTGCTCCTGAGTTACTGAGCCGGCGATGGTGGATGGCGTGTGCTCTCCACCCACAGACAACTCTTCAGCCAGAATCGCATCGATAATCTTCTGTTCCAGCAACGGATCGGCGTTACCACTCAGGCTTGAGAGGTTGCGGTTGTTGCTGTCGTTGAGGAAGGCAAAGCTGCTTTCCGTCACTTCCACGTGACTGACCAGATCAACGATCTGGTCAGAGCTCCAGTCGGTGGTGACGACGCCCAGCAACCGGCCACCGTCGCTGAACATGGGGCGAGCCAGGGTGAGCATGGCCCGGCGTGTCGTCAAATCGAAATAGACCGGCGACCAGTAGATTCGCTCCGGCTGACCTGCATCCGCGGTCCAGTCCGCCCCCAGAGTCAGACCGAACCAGGGCTCCGCCTGATAGCCGGTGGAACGGGTGGCTTCGTCAACGGGACGGGCAATCAGCGTATTGTCGGCGCGAACCATATAGGGTGAATAGGTTTCTTGCGCCGTAGCAAGGACGCCCGGCTCGTACCAGATGCCCGCTCCGGAAACACCGTCGAAGTCACGTAGGTGTTCGCCCAAAGTCGCTTCAAGCTGCGCCCGCAGGACTTCACGGTCACGCTCAACAGGCTCGCCGCCCGCCTCCTGCGAAAGGCGATAAAACGTCTCGCCGATGATGGCCAGCGTGGAAATATGCCGTTGCAGTTCAATTTGGCGGGCATCGATACGGGTCAGGCTGGAGAAAAAAACGTCCTTGATCTGCTGGCGCCGCAACTCATACATGGCTTGCTGCGAATAGCTCAGGTTCAGGTGAGACAGCAGCAACATTCCCACAAAGAACAGCGCGGTGAGCACCAGCAATAGCACCATGATCGAGTGCATGGCGTAGTTGCTACCCCAGAAGCGAAGATGGGAACCGCTTACTTTAGGCCTGAAACGCCGAAGGAGTGACTTATTGAAGTTCATCACCGGCACTGATTTTCACCGAGTTATCCAGAGCGGCCTGGGCTCCGGCGTGCCCCAGACTAGCGGCTTGCTGATACCATGTTCTAGCCGCCTTCCGATTCGATGGCACGCCATGTCCGGCGGCATGCATCTCACCGAGCAGGTTCGCCGCATCGGCCGACTCCGGCGCTGCTCGGCGAGCCCAATCGTGGGCCGTGGCGTAATCCTGCAGCGCGTAGGCGATCGTCGCCATGTTGGTTTGGGCCTGGACGTTGCCGTTTTCCGCCGGCCCGCGGCAGGCTGCCAGCGCATCGCTGAAGTTGCGTATGGCCGTGAGCAGGTAACAGTCACTCAGCTGCTGAGACACCACTTTACGGCCAGGCTTGGGAGGGGTTTCTTCCGCGGCCTCGGCGACCGCGTCTGGGGGCTCGGCCTTAGCGGCTGCGCTCTCGGCAAGCTGCCGAGCGGCAATGTCCGCCTGTTGCTTTTCGAGCATCGTCGCGTAAGTCTCGACATCGTCAGAACAGGAAAAATTGTAGCCGCCGCGATAGCGCGCCAGCTTTTTCGACGTCGGCGGCTCGGCGCTATAGCGTTTGAAAATAACGTCGCAGCGGCGCTCTCGCTCCTGGCGCACCTCGGTCAAAAGCGCAGCTCGCGACACATCGGCCTCGAAGCGGTGTAGATATTCCGTCAGCGGATCGATGTAGGGCTGGTCAAACAAGGCCTGGCGTTCGGCTTCGTAGTCCACTTGAGGCGTAGGCTCGCCGATTTTGCGCAGGGCATCGCCGGTCCGGCTAAAGAAATCCGACGACGAGGCGAGTAAATTCCGGTCATTGAGACCCGCGCAGCCTGAAATCAATACGACACCCAACAACGTAAGGAGCATTCGGTACATCATCATTCCACCCAAACACCTTGATCCTCTGGCGGCAGCGCAGCCGGCCAACCGGTTTGCATAACGGCCCGTCCACATCCAAAAACAAACAATGCGGCTTATGACATCCAGCTTTGAGTCTTCGGATCGCCGATGCCTGATTTGCCGAACACCGGGAGCGTCCACCACCGTTCAAGCAGCAGAAATCAAGTTACAGTAGCGCCATGCCAGTGAGAATTAACATACAACGACGATAGGACAGGTTTTACTAGATTTTGCGTCCTTTCGACGGCTAGCTTGCAACGCCGCGTTTGTTGAATTGTTCTACGACGGACTTATCCGTAAAACCCTAACCGAGACCGTAACGAATGTCCGGATTAACTTTGTAACTTATTGAAAGCGGGGCATGAGCTGGGACGCGGGACAAGCGCCGCTCAGAAGAATTGCAGTACGCCGAATACGGCGAGCAGCGAGATAGGCATGCTGATTAGAATGACGGCGGCAATATCGTCCTTGGGCCCGTCATAGTGACTTGCCAGGATGTAGCTGATGACCGCGACCGGCATACTGGCCTGGATTAGCAACGTCTTAATGACAACCGGTTCCAAGGGCAGCACGGCCACGACCGCTAGCGCCGCTCCCATGCCCAGAGCAACCCGTGCCAGCGACAAGCCGACAATCCGCCCCAAGTGTCCCAGGTCACGAGGATTGATGGTGGATAACGAACGTCCCAGCAGCAACAACATGACCGGAATGGTCATGCCTGCCAGTATGTCCAGCGTCCGGATGACCGCCTCCGGTGCCTGCCAGCCGGTCGCCACCCATAGGATACCCACCAGCAAGGCGACGATAGAGGCATTGGACAGTATCGCCTTGAGCGAGAAACGCCCCGATAGTAGCCAAACGCCCAGTGTGAAATGGCTAATTTGCACCGCAGTTGAGATCACCACAGCGTGCACCAGAGCCTGCTCACCCAATAGCGAGAATACCAGCGGAATACCGAGGTTTCCGGTATTGGGATTGACCAGCATGGAGAGATAGCCACGAACCTCCAGCCCCGCCAATTTAAGCCCGACCGCACCGATAACCGCCGATAACGCCAATACCGCCAGAATGGCCATGAGCGTATCCGAGACCGACCAGATCGGCGTTTCCATACCCAGGATGGCGTTGAGGATCAGCGCCGGCAGGCCAATCATGGTGACCAGCTTGGCTAGCGCGGGCGAATCCAGCAGCGTTGTCGTTCGCGCCAGGCCGAGGCCCAGTGCCGCACAAAAAACGACGGGGAACAGCGCATTTAAATAAGCCGATAACACGACTGGAACCTCGGAGCGGACAAGCAGTGGATGGAGCAAATCCCGGGGATTGTAACTGTTTGCCGCGGCGGATGTGCGGACTGCGGCGGACGAACATGACCTGCGCGAGGGTAACGCCTCTTGCCGCTGCCTCTTGCCACTACTACAACCCCTCGCGCAGAGACTCCCTAGTCGTAGCTCTCCGTCCTGATCTGAAATCCCTGCGGGGCAAGCTGCCGCTCCACAACCTCGAGCATGCCAGAGTGACCGCAGGCGTAAACTAGCGTGGAGCCGCTCTCCAATGCGGCCTGCTGCAGGTAATCGGCAACCAGCGTATCGACGCGACCGGTGCGTCCGCCCCAGCCCTGGTTGGCTGGCTCTTGCGGACGGCTCACCGTGGACACGTAGCTCACGATCTGGGGATGGTCGGCAGCCATACGCTCAAGCTCGGCGCGGTAGCCGAACTCATCCTGGTAACTGGCGCCCTGCAATACGTGAAACCGATGATTTGAACCTCCGCGATGGAGGTGATCCCGCAGGATGCTGATAAACGGATTGATGCCCGTCACTGTC
Coding sequences:
- a CDS encoding EAL domain-containing protein, whose translation is MHSIMVLLLVLTALFFVGMLLLSHLNLSYSQQAMYELRRQQIKDVFFSSLTRIDARQIELQRHISTLAIIGETFYRLSQEAGGEPVERDREVLRAQLEATLGEHLRDFDGVSGAGIWYEPGVLATAQETYSPYMVRADNTLIARPVDEATRSTGYQAEPWFGLTLGADWTADAGQPERIYWSPVYFDLTTRRAMLTLARPMFSDGGRLLGVVTTDWSSDQIVDLVSHVEVTESSFAFLNDSNNRNLSSLSGNADPLLEQKIIDAILAEELSVGGEHTPSTIAGSVTQEQRLQTRSVDVQGRTYELYYAATPAGMVYGAGVPRDEIDQVLIPMRDTNYRILIGIGSVLLVLSLYLLYRIIQLMRELQASYTDVLTGLPNRTRLLKDAGERQSACLFILNLDRFKEINSLFGNECGDHILLTLASRIKRYIKTHAGSQLQLYRLASDEFAILGPDMPEPRARELAAGLTEWLRKEQVSWREQSLSLDASAGIAFQTADEREATPDRLLSQATIAVHQARQQMRHYLFYDQMQEVEKGYEQNLYWAQRLKYALDNDQLLPHFQPIYDNRRRRIVKYECLVRMRDDEHGVIAAGQFIGVANKLRLNRRITRLMIEKSFAAFAREPYEFAINLTYADIVDRDILELILKHLQANDVGPRVIFEILESDGIENYDEVFRFIERVKPYGCQIAIDDFGTGYSNFSHLLQLNIDIIKIDGSLIRYLAQDHTAFLVTKGIVQFARSLGIKTVAEFVHSEAVQAQVEALDIDFSQGEYFSMPGPELMPQPRAVETDSK
- a CDS encoding tetratricopeptide repeat protein, whose protein sequence is MLLTLLGVVLISGCAGLNDRNLLASSSDFFSRTGDALRKIGEPTPQVDYEAERQALFDQPYIDPLTEYLHRFEADVSRAALLTEVRQERERRCDVIFKRYSAEPPTSKKLARYRGGYNFSCSDDVETYATMLEKQQADIAARQLAESAAAKAEPPDAVAEAAEETPPKPGRKVVSQQLSDCYLLTAIRNFSDALAACRGPAENGNVQAQTNMATIAYALQDYATAHDWARRAAPESADAANLLGEMHAAGHGVPSNRKAARTWYQQAASLGHAGAQAALDNSVKISAGDELQ
- a CDS encoding AEC family transporter — encoded protein: MLSAYLNALFPVVFCAALGLGLARTTTLLDSPALAKLVTMIGLPALILNAILGMETPIWSVSDTLMAILAVLALSAVIGAVGLKLAGLEVRGYLSMLVNPNTGNLGIPLVFSLLGEQALVHAVVISTAVQISHFTLGVWLLSGRFSLKAILSNASIVALLVGILWVATGWQAPEAVIRTLDILAGMTIPVMLLLLGRSLSTINPRDLGHLGRIVGLSLARVALGMGAALAVVAVLPLEPVVIKTLLIQASMPVAVISYILASHYDGPKDDIAAVILISMPISLLAVFGVLQFF